One Acyrthosiphon pisum isolate AL4f unplaced genomic scaffold, pea_aphid_22Mar2018_4r6ur Scaffold_20580;HRSCAF=21465, whole genome shotgun sequence genomic window, AAATTCTGTACTTCATTACGAAAATTTTCATATCACTTAAAAAGTGGCGACGGACttgtaagtattttgaaaaaattcgcAAACTCGTCCGGCCGCGTACCGCGTATTTCAATAGTTGCGGCCTGCCTTTCGTGAGCTCCTGACATTTTTCCGGGCCGACTCGCCGCGTTCTGGTTGCATATTCAAATTCTGTACTTCATTACGAAAATTTTCATATCACTTAAAAAGTGGCGACGGACttgtaagtattttgaaaaaattcgcAAACTCGTCCGGCCGCGTACCGCGTATTTCAATAGTTGCGGCCGGCCTTTCGTGAGCTCCTGACATTTTTCCGGGCCGACTCGCCGCGTTCTGGTTGCATAGTCAAATTCTGTACTTCATTACGAAAATTTTCATATCACTTAAAAAGTGGCGACGGACTTgttagtattttgaaaaaattcgcAAACTCGTCCGGCCGCGTACCGCGTATTTCAATAGTTGCGGCCTGCCTTTCGTGAGCTCCTGACATTTTTCCGGGCCGACTCGCCGCGTTCTGGTTGCATATTCAAATTCTGTACTTCATTACGAAAATTTTCATATCACTTAAAAAGTGGCGACGGACttgtaagtattttgaaaaaattcgcAAACTCGTCCGGCCGCGTACCGCGTATTTCAATAGTTGCGGCCGGCCTTTCGTGAGCTCCTGACATTTTTCCGGGCCGACTCGCCGCGTTCTGGTTGCATNNNNNNNNNNNNNNNNNNNNNNNNNNNNNNNNNNNNNNNNNNNNNNNNNNTAAATACGCCACTGAGATATGTATAGTAttcatcataattaaataatttttacaaaatatttttaatgataaatcaataatagtatctataatagtataaatatcttgaaataatttaaacccCCATATCTACTCAACCCATCGACATATTATCCCTAGTACATAAAGTTATATAAagtcaaaaaatattcatttgaattttgatttagattaaTCAAAATTCTCAACAAATATATCTTTCGAgtaattaaaagtgaaaaactttctttccccccccccccctatgttcctatttaaaaaacagaagtttgtattgttaCAGGTTCATCTTTAGGTGGTACAAAAAAGCTCAAGTATTCGAAAATGTGGTATTAAgcttaattttatgttatgtttgttattggattattttttcaatttcatacTAAGGTCtaaggtacttatttaatttattttgttacttacAGCGTTTTCAAAGAATGATAATTGAGTTAAtagcttattcaatataattttaggtgtatttttctacaaatattgtgtaaaatgtataagccTATCAGATGTCGTATCTAActcattattgaatattttacgaGTTAAGACGCTTTTGCTTAGCAGAGCAGTATATATCCAtggtacataggtaggtactgaaggTACTGAATAATTATGTTAGATAGTcagaaaaaactataaaaactaacaatttGGCAAAGAAATCTGACTAGAATTACAGGTCAATCATATAGTGTATATCacaaatttaagtatacaatagttttaatttattgaagttcaacaaacattgaaaaatatcaacacacaaaaaaaaagttcaatcagtactaaaaaaaaaactacagtgggtcttaaatgtataaaatcattagccaaacaaaaaaaaaaaaaaaaaatataaaataattagaaacaataaaaataaatctaattataTCACTACGCAGTCTCACTCGTGTATATAAAAATGCTAGATTATTGATAATCTTTACAATTGCTAAGCATTTAGGTATTGTTTTCCAATTGcagtaatataaatagtttaaaaaaaaaaatataacaaaatgagATCTAATACGGTGAATACAGCCTTTTAAatcaatacttaaataaaacaatgtgtTTAGAAATCTAACATCAACTTATGTATTTGCTGTATTTTTTTGTCTTggatttaacttaattaaaaaaaaaattgtatataatacatagatattaattaaatcaatgaaagtaaaaataaatattataaaatataaaacacaaaacaataaGTCTTGGAAAACAGGTAACTTTTGATTCTACCACTACTAAAAAGGACCCAATACTATAAGCGATGcttatgaaaaacattaaatattgtattaatactacaattactattatttttataattattaatattattatttaaattattaatataattattattattattagtattattattataaagatagcACAGACAAGCATCAAGATAGGTACTTTTAGACTGATTTTCCATGAAGACTATTATATGTCACGAGGAGACGTTTAGCAGCACTGAGAACtgtaatggaaataaaaatattattaatatacaatataacataagtaaataatttgtgtGTGACTAGAGTGCTTACTTGTAGTGATGCAAAAGATATTAATTGCTATTTATCCATATCAGATTCTTGACCAGCAGAGAAAGTGCCTTTGCCCAAGCATCTTTCGATGACAGAGATGCATTCCTTGGACATAATATAAGGACGTAAACGTGGTgaagcaaaaataaatttgcggCATTCGTTGTTTGCAATGATAACAAGTACCTCGCTATTAGGAGCACTTGACAATTCATAAGCctatttcaacaattattaacagttttagttagaaataatataaagaacttTGAAtatctcaaattaaattaatttcaattaattatttttttttcaaatatcaaccCAATATCTATGATCACACtgtcatttaaaacaatttaagatatCAAGTCTACTggggtaaatatataaatttaaattaaatattaggtacctattacctataattttttagatAGTTTATTTGTCAACataccaaaacaattttttacaggaagtcaaataaactataaaataaatactaaatatactcACATTATCTTCAACCAGATCAATATAACGTTCAAATTCTGTAGAAACAAAATCATTTGCCACTGTGCAGTCTAGAGCAGGACGGTATAGCGGAGGACGATTAAACATCATTGAAGTGAAACGACAAAGTTCAGTAGTCACAATAAATTGTTCAAGCTTGTGTGTGCCAAGTAGTGTTGTACCTTCTGCGTGTGA contains:
- the LOC100164738 gene encoding uncharacterized protein LOC100164738, which gives rise to MKLKTISETVNKDELFKKVWNLSADHCMDVVLMMFSHAEGTTLLGTHKLEQFIVTTELCRFTSMMFNRPPLYRPALDCTVANDFVSTEFERYIDLVEDNAYELSSAPNSEVLVIIANNECRKFIFASPRLRPYIMSKECISVIERCLGKGTFSAGQESDMDK